From a single Labrenzia sp. PHM005 genomic region:
- a CDS encoding amidohydrolase: MAIDLNQLVQLRHWLHAHPEVSREEVETAKHLRAFLAEHAAPDEFVDLDGAGFAAVYNGTASGKTVMIRAELDALPIHEVNTDISYRSQYDGVGHKCGHDGHMTILAGLAQTLAERPFMGRVVLLFQPDEETGTGARNCCLHQNFKQIKPDFAFALHNLPGFSKGSVICKTETFASAVKYMALTFTGKEAHSAQPETGASPSFAMAELTLKAREIQTKYDTPAAYALIVPVYTEMGVQASGVCPGYGEVHVTLRAAQSAVVESMWDDLSAFARTLADDYGLDFNFETREEFAANANSQLAFDMIKAASVQAGSEFVLIDMPFRWGEDFGEITNRFEGGMFGLGAGEALPDLHNPDYDFPDDLLMPGITMFSNLIQLALSGEELNRVESPEDRT; encoded by the coding sequence TTGGCGATAGATCTCAACCAGTTAGTCCAACTACGCCATTGGCTGCATGCCCATCCCGAAGTGTCACGCGAAGAGGTTGAAACGGCAAAGCACTTGCGTGCATTTCTGGCTGAACACGCTGCACCAGATGAATTTGTCGACTTGGATGGGGCCGGTTTTGCAGCCGTCTACAATGGTACAGCTTCCGGAAAAACGGTCATGATACGTGCGGAGCTGGATGCCCTGCCAATCCATGAGGTCAACACCGACATCAGCTATCGTTCTCAGTATGATGGGGTCGGCCACAAATGCGGTCATGATGGACATATGACCATTTTGGCAGGTCTTGCCCAGACGCTTGCCGAGCGGCCTTTTATGGGGCGCGTCGTTCTGTTGTTTCAACCGGACGAAGAAACTGGAACGGGCGCACGAAATTGCTGCCTGCATCAGAATTTCAAACAGATCAAGCCCGACTTTGCATTCGCTTTGCATAACTTGCCGGGATTTTCAAAGGGCTCGGTGATTTGCAAGACAGAAACGTTTGCCTCTGCAGTTAAATATATGGCCTTGACGTTTACCGGCAAGGAAGCGCACAGCGCGCAGCCGGAAACCGGCGCCAGCCCTTCCTTTGCCATGGCTGAATTGACACTGAAGGCGCGGGAGATCCAGACGAAATACGATACGCCGGCGGCCTATGCGCTCATCGTCCCGGTGTACACCGAAATGGGTGTTCAGGCGTCCGGTGTTTGCCCGGGATATGGCGAAGTGCATGTCACCTTGCGAGCCGCACAAAGTGCTGTCGTTGAAAGCATGTGGGATGACCTGTCGGCCTTTGCACGGACTTTGGCTGATGACTATGGCCTGGATTTTAACTTTGAAACCAGGGAGGAATTTGCTGCCAACGCCAACAGCCAGCTGGCATTCGATATGATCAAGGCAGCATCGGTGCAAGCGGGGTCAGAGTTTGTATTGATCGACATGCCGTTTCGCTGGGGGGAAGACTTCGGGGAAATCACCAATCGCTTCGAAGGCGGTATGTTTGGTTTGGGAGCAGGCGAAGCCCTGCCCGACCTGCACAACCCGGACTATGATTTTCCGGATGATCTTTTGATGCCCGGCATAACCATGTTTTCCAACCTGATTCAGCTCGCCTTGTCCGGCGAAGAGCTTAACAGAGTGGAAAGCCCGGAAGATCGCACTTAG